The Apus apus isolate bApuApu2 chromosome 21, bApuApu2.pri.cur, whole genome shotgun sequence genome has a segment encoding these proteins:
- the LOC127393287 gene encoding fatty acid-binding protein, liver-like, translated as MAFNGTWQVYAQENVEEFMKALGFSDDVIKVGKDVKPIVEIQQKGDNFVVTSKTPKKSVTNSFTLGKEADITTMDGRKLKCTVNMVNGKLVCKSEKFSHEQEVKGSEMVETMTFGGVTLVRRSKKI; from the exons ATGGCATTCAATGGAACCTGGCAGGTCTATGCTCAGGAGAATGTGGAAGAGTTTATGAAAGCCCTTG GGTTCTCAGACGACGTGATCAAAGTCGGCAAAGATGTTAAGCCCATTGTTGAAATACAACAAAAAGGAGACAACTTTGTTGTGACATCAAAAACACCCAAGAAATCTGTAACTAACTCATTCACACTTGGAAAAGAGGCTGACATCACTACAATGGATGGCAGAAAGCTCAAG TGTACTGTGAACATGGTCAACGGGAAACTTGTGTGCAAATCAGAAAAATTCTCCCACGAGCAAGAAGTTAAAGGAAGTGAAATGGTGGAG ACTATGACGTTTGGTGGAGTAACACTTGTcagaagaagcaagaaaatTTAA